The Euphorbia lathyris chromosome 2, ddEupLath1.1, whole genome shotgun sequence genome includes a window with the following:
- the LOC136218380 gene encoding protein WHAT'S THIS FACTOR 1 homolog, chloroplastic has protein sequence MRISFSGLRNALPFSGIVRNWHEEPLFSWLQSRFMTTSKRVQDRSSKKRVHDLEIVTEKWKIVSKVLAVLEVLKHEPEMVIPVRSLEQHRTSINLPRPHKVSDFLQKSPKIFELYKDQRGVLWCGMTKKAEDLVQEHGRLIEENSDKAAEHVTRCIMMSVDKRLPIYKIANFRRDFGLPMDFRKKWVHQYPKLFRVVKSGNEMEYLELVNWDPAWAITELEKKVLGLSETSVHEPGLLTLSFPTKFPPNYKKAYRYAGKIEHFQKRSYLSPYADARGLTAGSLEFDKRAVAIMHELLSFTLEKRLVTDHLTHFRQELVMPQKLMRLLLKHFGIFYVSERGKRFSVFLTEAYEGRQLIEKGPLVAWKEKFLDFVGYRGKKNRIETYNDLSDMEYVNLDENDSENESMRTQFEDEETMDGLEDALLVKDHDMELGELGCAYKDIDSS, from the exons ATGCGGATATCATTTTCTGGGCTGCGAAACGCCTTGCCTTTTTCAGGAATCGTCAG GAACTGGCATGAAGAACCTTTGTTCAGTTGGTTACAGAGTAGGTTCATGACAACAAGCAAGCGTGTTCAAGACAGAAGCAGCAAGAAGAGAGTGCATGATCTGGAGATAGTGACAGAAAAGTGGAAAATTGTGTCCAAAGTACTTGCAGTTCTTGAAGTATTAAAGCATGAGCCAGAGATGGTAATCCCTGTAAGAAGTCTTGAACAACACAGGACTAGTATCAATCTTCCTAGACCGCATAAAGTTTCTGATTTTCTACAGAAATCTCCAAAGATATTTGAATTGTATAAGGATCAAAGGGGAGTGCTGTGGTGTGGGATGACAAAAAAGGCTGAGGATTTAGTGCAAGAGCATGGCAGGTTAATTGAGGAGAATTCAGATAAAGCTGCAGAGCATGTTACTAGGTGTATTATGATGTCTGTTGATAAGCGGCTTCCAATATATAAGATTGCGAATTTTAGAAGGGATTTTGGCCTGCCTATGGATTTTAGGAAAAAATGGGTGCATCAGTATCCTAAGCTTTTTAGGGTTGTTAAATCTGGGAATGAAATGGAATATTTGGAACTAGTAAATTGGGATCCTGCTTGGGCCATCACAGAGCTAGAGAAGAAGGTATTAGGGTTATCAGAAACAAGTGTGCATGAACCAGGATTGCTTACCTTATCATTTCCTACGAAGTTTCCTCCTAATTACAAGAAAGCTTACAGATATGCTGGTAAAATTGAGCACTTCCAGAAGAGGTCTTACTTGTCACCATATGCAGATGCTAGGGGTTTGACAGCAGGGTCACTAGAATTCGATAAGAGGGCTGTTGCTATAATGCATGAATTGCTTAGTTTTACGTTGGAGAAGAGATTGGTTACCGATCACCTTACCCACTTCCGGCAAGAACTTGTGATGCCACAGAAATTGATGAGACTTCTTTTGAAGCATTTTGGGATTTTTTACGTGTCGGAGAGAGGGAAGAGGTTTAGTGTCTTCTTAACTGAAGCTTATGAAGGGCGACAGCTGATTGAGAAAGGTCCTTTAGTCGCTTGGAaggaaaaattccttgactttGTGGGTTACAGAGGAAAGAAAAACAGAATTGAAACTTATAATGATTTATCAGACATGGAGTATGTTAATTTGGATGAGAATGATTCTGAGAATGAAAGCATGAGAACACAATTTGAGGATGAGGAGACAATGGATGGTTTAGAGGATGCTTTACTTGTAAAAGACCACGATATGGAACTTGGAGAGCTTGGCTGTGCTTACAAGGATATTGATTCGTCTTAG